A region from the Myripristis murdjan chromosome 23, fMyrMur1.1, whole genome shotgun sequence genome encodes:
- the rps16 gene encoding small ribosomal subunit protein uS9 isoform X1, translating into MPAKGPLQSVQVFGRKKTATAVAHCKRGNGLIKVNGRPLEMVEPATLQYKLLEPVLLLGKERFAGVDIRVRVKGGGHVAQIYAIRQSISKALVAYYQKYVDEASKKEIKDILIQYDRTLLVADPRRCESKKFGGPGARARYQKSYR; encoded by the exons ATGCCAGCTAAAGGTCCCCTGCAATCTGTCCAGGTTTTTGGACGTAAA AAAACCGCCACAGCTGTGGCCCACTGCAAGAGGGGGAATGGCCTGATCAAGGTGAACGGCAGACCCCTGGAGATGGTGGAGCCTGCCACTCTCCAGTACAAG CTTCTGGagccagtgctgctgctgggcaaGGAGCGCTTCGCTGGAGTTGACATCAGAGTCAGAGTGAAGGGTGGTGGACACGTCGCACAGATCTATG ctatcCGCCAGTCCATCTCCAAGGCCCTGGTCGCATACTACCAGAAGT ATGTCGATGAGGCCTCCAAGAAAGAGATCAAGGACATTCTGATCCAGTATGACAGGACCCTGCTGGTCGCTGATCCCCGTCGCTGCGAGTCCAAGAAGTTCGGTGGACCTGGAGCTCGTGCCCGCTACCAGAAGTCTTACCGTTAA
- the rps16 gene encoding small ribosomal subunit protein uS9 isoform X2, which yields MVEPATLQYKLLEPVLLLGKERFAGVDIRVRVKGGGHVAQIYAIRQSISKALVAYYQKYVDEASKKEIKDILIQYDRTLLVADPRRCESKKFGGPGARARYQKSYR from the exons ATGGTGGAGCCTGCCACTCTCCAGTACAAG CTTCTGGagccagtgctgctgctgggcaaGGAGCGCTTCGCTGGAGTTGACATCAGAGTCAGAGTGAAGGGTGGTGGACACGTCGCACAGATCTATG ctatcCGCCAGTCCATCTCCAAGGCCCTGGTCGCATACTACCAGAAGT ATGTCGATGAGGCCTCCAAGAAAGAGATCAAGGACATTCTGATCCAGTATGACAGGACCCTGCTGGTCGCTGATCCCCGTCGCTGCGAGTCCAAGAAGTTCGGTGGACCTGGAGCTCGTGCCCGCTACCAGAAGTCTTACCGTTAA